Proteins encoded in a region of the Streptomyces sp. PCS3-D2 genome:
- a CDS encoding GNAT family N-acetyltransferase, with the protein MTELTRDQRVGPYTVRHARSEDVPGARSVMLDTFYREFDYGYVPAWHPDVVDLDGTYLRHPRHTLVVAVGADGEVVGTTALNSRGPAHPPHPLSLVERYPSGRTAQLLRVYVRPEHRRHGLARAMVHTACAFAASVPGYERIYLHTNVDIPGAEGFWRSIATEVFDARTTGEHGGYGTVHFEMPLPVPETGPGPVTGPTGPDREPAGVM; encoded by the coding sequence ATGACAGAGCTGACGCGAGATCAGAGGGTCGGGCCCTACACGGTGCGGCACGCGAGAAGCGAGGACGTGCCCGGTGCCCGGAGCGTCATGCTGGACACCTTCTACCGGGAATTCGACTACGGGTACGTGCCCGCCTGGCACCCCGACGTCGTCGACCTCGACGGCACATATCTGCGGCATCCGCGGCACACCCTCGTCGTGGCCGTAGGCGCCGACGGCGAAGTGGTCGGCACCACCGCACTCAACTCACGCGGCCCCGCCCACCCTCCGCACCCGCTCAGCCTCGTCGAGCGATACCCCTCCGGACGGACCGCCCAGCTGCTCCGCGTGTACGTACGCCCCGAGCACCGGCGCCACGGGCTGGCCCGCGCCATGGTGCACACCGCCTGCGCGTTCGCCGCGTCCGTACCCGGCTACGAGCGCATCTACCTGCACACCAACGTCGACATCCCCGGCGCGGAAGGCTTCTGGCGGAGCATCGCCACCGAGGTCTTCGACGCCCGCACCACCGGCGAGCACGGCGGATACGGGACCGTCCACTTCGAGATGCCGCTCCCGGTGCCGGAAACCGGTCCCGGGCCGGTGACGGGACCGACCGGACCCGACCGCGAGCCGGCCGGCGTCATGTGA